One Desulfobulbus propionicus DSM 2032 DNA segment encodes these proteins:
- a CDS encoding cobaltochelatase subunit CobN → MKILFVHGQMFQTQTWSRAYALLLAEGVELRFYAQHVKAGEAIKLMASGWADLCIVQLFRDLPQYEALLEAASSLPHRIDLGPQRQPGFTTFTAKQAVRFSAYLEQVSLANFVNGIHFLVACATGTDHHIDPPEQVRTCGIYHAEHDTFFFDTSDYLRWQCSRISDTVKRPLVALLCYYGQIVENNHAEIDALIQALECQALTPLCVVTEGMTDSSLPPEQRYPWLEYLRGAAPQLLLNLLAGRLLTQPEDVTILKELNLPVVQLLRLYQQTPEQWRQDVTGAGAGAASMVFSLTQPEMAGVIEPTAVAATRGETDPVTGLLLRRYIPLPEQIERLCLRLHRWIRLRLLDNDEKRLTIVLHNNPCKGVEATLGLAAGLDTFASLAALITALREAGYDTGNAPEDGKALLDLLLARKAISEFRWTTTDEIVAKGGVLHRVDAEEYLQLLTDMPEAARQRVENDWGRFPGEGMVYRQDGQATLLVTGLRFGHLQIIVQPKRGCYGAKCNGEVCRILHDPHLSPPPHWLATYAYIRATSDAVLHFGAHGALEFLPGKQVGLSAACFPEISLGDLPNIYLYIMDVPGEGLMAKRRARAVMVDHLCPVRRPAPLDAMTLELEDLLDQYQKAKLHGENQRQQVLRARMQPLMQQMGGLEGEEDFDRAMELLSRRIGRSRRVLSATGPHLLGTAPDSHGIATLLATILGKPVDGLPLLAEIAAHHQPSSGNAFDDAVAVLEWLLTTTKDGCKAEPGQQPFRRLLDWCQDVGGRIGLCTREIGQLLRALDGEYIEPGLCGSLALGKTEALPTGRNFFTSDVAALPTRAAWEVGQALSDNLLRKYLEDEGRFPESVGISLWSIDAFKSDGEVFCQILALMGMRPLWQANGRVCGVEPIPLHVLQLDRTDGPGVLRPRVDVVIQTSSILRDMVPHFADLLDEAAVMAGDLPEPIEQNFIRKHTLEQLDELRRELGEQHSGEELRRMASFRVFSSAPGASGTGVGLALDASAWNDEADLAETYINWSGFAYGSDRISGFERVQGVAAHRLFAARLKDVEVSYMRQASPEYDATDCSCYTGCLGGMSVAAKALTGKRARIYFADNNSEADHSVRDFQEDLEATTMAKLLNPHWIDQRQQEGYQGAGEVAGRVNTLFKWSATTETVAGWVFDRVVTTYIQDQTNLEWLRRENPYGLEEITRRLLEAQSRGLWQADAERLAAVQEAALLIEGDMEESIGEVREEFQGSKVEVMTAADVEKWRPVWRLERLGQ, encoded by the coding sequence ATGAAGATTCTCTTTGTCCACGGACAGATGTTCCAGACCCAGACTTGGTCCCGTGCATACGCCCTGTTGCTCGCCGAGGGGGTTGAGCTGCGCTTTTATGCCCAGCATGTCAAGGCCGGGGAGGCAATTAAGCTGATGGCAAGCGGTTGGGCTGATCTCTGCATTGTCCAGTTGTTTCGCGATTTACCGCAGTATGAGGCGCTGCTGGAGGCGGCAAGCTCACTGCCGCACCGCATCGATCTCGGGCCGCAGCGGCAACCCGGCTTCACCACTTTCACTGCGAAGCAGGCCGTGCGATTTTCCGCCTATCTGGAGCAGGTTTCGCTGGCCAACTTTGTCAATGGGATCCATTTTCTCGTCGCTTGCGCCACGGGAACGGATCACCACATCGATCCGCCGGAGCAGGTACGGACCTGCGGCATCTATCATGCTGAACACGATACGTTTTTCTTTGATACCAGCGACTATCTGCGCTGGCAGTGCAGCCGCATCAGCGACACCGTCAAGCGGCCCCTGGTGGCGTTGCTCTGTTATTACGGACAGATTGTCGAGAACAACCACGCTGAAATCGACGCCCTCATCCAGGCCCTGGAATGCCAGGCCCTAACGCCGCTGTGTGTGGTCACCGAGGGCATGACTGACAGCAGCCTGCCCCCGGAGCAACGGTATCCCTGGCTGGAGTATCTGCGGGGCGCAGCGCCGCAGTTGCTGCTCAACCTTCTTGCCGGCCGCCTTCTCACCCAGCCCGAGGATGTCACCATCCTGAAGGAACTGAATCTGCCGGTGGTGCAACTGCTGCGTCTCTACCAGCAAACGCCCGAGCAGTGGCGCCAGGATGTCACCGGCGCGGGGGCGGGCGCCGCATCCATGGTTTTCAGCCTCACCCAGCCGGAGATGGCCGGAGTGATCGAGCCCACCGCCGTGGCTGCCACCAGAGGGGAAACCGATCCCGTCACCGGGCTGTTGCTGCGACGATATATCCCTCTGCCGGAACAGATCGAGCGGCTCTGCCTGCGGCTGCATCGCTGGATCCGCCTACGCCTGCTCGACAATGATGAAAAGCGGCTGACCATTGTGCTGCACAACAATCCCTGCAAGGGCGTGGAAGCCACCCTGGGGCTGGCCGCCGGTCTGGATACCTTTGCCAGTCTGGCGGCCCTGATCACCGCCCTGCGCGAGGCGGGCTACGATACCGGCAATGCCCCGGAGGACGGCAAAGCACTGCTCGATCTGCTGCTCGCACGCAAGGCCATCTCCGAGTTCCGTTGGACCACCACCGACGAGATCGTGGCCAAGGGTGGGGTGCTGCACCGGGTGGATGCGGAGGAATACCTGCAATTACTAACAGATATGCCCGAGGCGGCCAGGCAGCGGGTTGAAAACGACTGGGGCCGCTTTCCCGGCGAGGGCATGGTGTACCGGCAAGACGGCCAGGCCACTTTGTTGGTGACCGGCCTGCGCTTTGGTCATCTCCAGATCATTGTCCAGCCCAAGCGCGGCTGCTACGGAGCCAAGTGCAACGGCGAGGTCTGCCGCATCCTCCATGATCCGCACCTCTCGCCACCACCACACTGGTTGGCCACCTACGCCTATATCCGTGCCACCTCGGATGCGGTGCTCCATTTCGGTGCCCATGGGGCGCTCGAATTTTTGCCGGGCAAGCAGGTCGGACTCTCGGCAGCCTGTTTTCCGGAGATAAGCCTGGGCGATCTGCCCAACATCTACCTCTACATCATGGATGTGCCGGGCGAAGGGCTGATGGCCAAGCGGCGGGCCAGGGCGGTGATGGTCGATCATCTCTGCCCGGTTCGTCGGCCGGCGCCGCTGGATGCCATGACCCTGGAGTTGGAAGACCTGCTTGACCAGTACCAGAAGGCAAAACTGCACGGGGAAAACCAGCGGCAGCAGGTGCTGCGGGCACGAATGCAGCCGCTGATGCAGCAAATGGGCGGTCTGGAAGGGGAGGAGGATTTTGATCGGGCAATGGAGCTGCTCTCCCGCCGGATTGGCCGGAGCCGACGCGTCCTTTCTGCCACCGGCCCACATCTGTTGGGAACAGCCCCGGACAGCCACGGCATTGCCACTCTGTTGGCCACCATCCTTGGCAAACCAGTGGACGGCCTGCCCCTGTTGGCGGAGATCGCTGCCCATCATCAGCCGTCCTCGGGCAATGCGTTTGACGATGCCGTGGCCGTGCTCGAATGGTTGCTGACAACGACAAAGGACGGCTGCAAAGCGGAGCCCGGCCAGCAACCGTTTCGCCGACTCCTGGATTGGTGCCAGGATGTGGGGGGCCGCATCGGCCTTTGCACCCGTGAGATTGGTCAACTGCTTCGCGCCCTGGACGGCGAGTACATCGAGCCGGGCCTCTGTGGCTCCCTGGCCCTGGGCAAGACCGAGGCCCTTCCCACGGGGCGCAATTTTTTCACCAGCGATGTTGCCGCCCTCCCCACGCGGGCCGCCTGGGAGGTGGGACAGGCGCTCTCGGATAATCTTTTGCGCAAATACCTCGAGGACGAGGGGCGTTTCCCCGAGAGCGTGGGCATCAGCCTGTGGAGCATCGATGCCTTCAAGTCCGACGGCGAGGTCTTCTGCCAGATCCTGGCCCTGATGGGTATGCGGCCTCTCTGGCAAGCAAACGGCCGGGTCTGCGGAGTTGAACCCATCCCCTTGCACGTACTGCAACTGGATCGCACCGACGGCCCCGGTGTGCTCCGGCCGCGGGTGGATGTGGTCATCCAGACCAGTTCCATCCTCCGCGACATGGTGCCGCACTTTGCTGACCTGCTCGACGAGGCCGCCGTCATGGCCGGGGATCTGCCTGAACCGATTGAACAGAATTTCATCCGCAAACACACCCTGGAACAACTCGACGAGTTACGCCGGGAACTGGGTGAGCAGCACAGCGGCGAAGAACTGCGGCGAATGGCCAGCTTCCGGGTCTTTTCTTCGGCTCCTGGGGCCAGCGGCACCGGGGTTGGTCTGGCTTTGGATGCTTCAGCCTGGAACGATGAGGCCGATTTGGCCGAGACCTATATCAACTGGAGTGGCTTTGCCTACGGTTCGGACCGGATCAGTGGGTTTGAACGTGTTCAGGGCGTGGCGGCGCATCGCCTCTTTGCCGCCCGCCTCAAAGATGTGGAGGTGAGCTATATGCGCCAAGCCTCGCCGGAGTACGATGCCACCGACTGTAGTTGCTACACCGGTTGTCTCGGCGGCATGTCGGTGGCGGCCAAGGCCTTGACCGGCAAACGGGCCCGGATCTACTTTGCCGACAACAACAGCGAGGCCGATCATTCGGTGCGGGACTTTCAGGAAGATCTGGAGGCCACGACCATGGCCAAACTGCTCAACCCGCACTGGATCGATCAGCGCCAACAGGAGGGCTACCAGGGCGCGGGCGAGGTGGCCGGCCGGGTCAACACCCTGTTCAAATGGAGTGCCACCACCGAAACCGTGGCCGGTTGGGTCTTTGACCGGGTGGTGACCACCTACATTCAGGATCAGACCAATCTAGAATGGCTGCGCCGCGAAAACCCCTACGGCCTGGAGGAGATCACCCGCCGTCTGCTTGAAGCCCAGAGCCGGGGCCTGTGGCAGGCCGATGCCGAACGGCTGGCCGCAGTGCAGGAGGCGGCGCTGTTAATCGAGGGTGACATGGAGGAAAGTATCGGCGAGGTACGCGAGGAGTTCCAGGGCTCCAAGGTTGAGGTCATGACCGCTGCTGATGTCGAGAAGTGGCGACCGGTATGGCGTCTGGAGAGGCTGGGACAATGA
- a CDS encoding carbon-nitrogen hydrolase family protein, whose product MAFLKFGLMHLSVEYKQPEANRQQLLDLCHVAGKKGVQMVVAPEMVISGYSFADMRDVAPYVEAVDGPTLSEVGKICRHYGMYACIGMAERDPANGILYNSAFVLDAEGEIVCRYRKMNAEFRWACPGNPYENNTFDTPWGRMGVLICSDSYHSLMARVTALRGANLLLVLANWPPLGLDPLEIWRARALENGLFVLACNRTGKDLLMDCRHAPSAIVSPQGIVQLQKCSRTSKLLRINLPLNADHKLLSGNRLKRLTSRSTDHVHPCTLNRTGIDDLTTFLHLPPPGKLEVRCHCSEQAGAIPPIRNTNPNSEGGADTLHLLPINDYDDADMANLHDWCVSQGQKILLVRTMEAVKAVYWFDGHTRPFSLGVFSDSVAMPIPFPCCDCGPARIHLLPERALYHPEMVLACAKEGADVVVIFSRSFTDAVQLLGGARTVEQVAVVVISAGGAGIWLPPEGHQRWQETLVQQGENGGVILDTRKTRVKRFQDRIDYPTLLRHYSPNHQVPLDRWAIAQPGGLT is encoded by the coding sequence ATGGCTTTTCTGAAGTTCGGTTTGATGCATCTATCCGTTGAATACAAACAGCCCGAGGCCAACCGGCAGCAGTTGCTGGACCTCTGCCATGTGGCCGGGAAAAAAGGGGTACAGATGGTTGTGGCCCCTGAAATGGTTATCTCCGGATATTCTTTTGCCGACATGCGGGATGTCGCACCCTACGTCGAAGCCGTTGATGGCCCAACCCTGTCGGAGGTCGGTAAGATCTGCCGTCATTACGGCATGTACGCTTGTATTGGCATGGCAGAGCGAGACCCGGCAAATGGCATTCTCTACAACAGCGCATTTGTCCTTGATGCGGAAGGAGAAATTGTTTGTCGCTATCGGAAGATGAATGCTGAATTCCGTTGGGCCTGTCCTGGTAATCCCTATGAAAACAATACATTTGATACCCCTTGGGGACGGATGGGGGTACTGATCTGCTCCGACTCGTATCATAGTCTCATGGCAAGAGTCACGGCTCTTCGCGGCGCCAATCTGTTACTCGTGCTCGCTAACTGGCCTCCATTGGGACTTGATCCCTTGGAAATATGGCGAGCTAGGGCCTTGGAAAATGGGCTGTTCGTCCTTGCCTGCAACCGCACCGGCAAGGATCTGCTCATGGATTGCCGGCACGCCCCTTCGGCCATCGTCAGTCCACAAGGAATCGTGCAACTCCAGAAATGTTCCCGAACCTCGAAGCTGCTGCGGATTAATTTGCCCCTCAATGCGGACCACAAACTGCTCTCCGGCAATCGCCTCAAGCGTCTGACTTCAAGGAGTACTGACCACGTTCATCCCTGTACGCTCAACAGAACTGGGATCGATGATTTGACAACATTTCTCCATTTGCCTCCGCCTGGGAAGTTGGAGGTTCGATGTCACTGTTCTGAACAGGCAGGTGCTATCCCGCCAATCAGAAACACGAACCCGAACTCGGAGGGGGGTGCCGATACGCTCCACCTCCTTCCGATCAACGATTACGATGATGCCGACATGGCCAACTTACATGATTGGTGCGTATCCCAGGGGCAGAAAATTCTGCTTGTGCGAACAATGGAGGCGGTGAAGGCTGTTTATTGGTTTGATGGTCACACGAGGCCTTTCTCTTTAGGTGTTTTCAGCGACTCTGTTGCAATGCCCATTCCTTTCCCCTGTTGCGATTGCGGGCCTGCAAGGATTCATCTTTTGCCGGAAAGAGCGCTCTATCACCCGGAAATGGTGTTGGCCTGTGCCAAAGAGGGTGCTGATGTGGTCGTTATTTTCAGCCGTTCATTCACCGATGCGGTCCAATTGCTTGGTGGAGCCCGTACCGTCGAACAGGTGGCGGTGGTGGTGATCTCAGCCGGGGGGGCGGGGATATGGTTACCCCCGGAAGGCCACCAACGCTGGCAGGAAACCCTTGTTCAGCAGGGAGAAAACGGTGGCGTCATCCTTGATACCAGAAAAACAAGGGTGAAGCGCTTCCAGGACAGAATCGATTACCCAACACTGTTGCGGCACTACTCGCCAAATCACCAGGTGCCTCTTGACCGGTGGGCCATTGCTCAACCAGGAGGCTTGACATGA
- a CDS encoding TonB-dependent receptor, producing MQPKGVKRFDRLVLALVLCTAQPIMAQDQPAIEAAKKKSVQIEQEKQDDVAIKQKAEEMVVTATKSEENILEIPTKIEVIDSHDIEMTAATMITEQLKKSSSVSVIEYPGALAGIGIRGFRPEFSGITKHSLILLDGRPIGATNLATVLTDNVERIEVLKGPASSLYGAEAMGGVVNVITKKNTKGIAGEVEAGFGSFDTNFEKLNTGGAIIADKLDFNVAAGRYEQADNLKTGDNGDERASTAYSTRNGSVRIGGNFADDWRADFSANMYQGRDIETPGDVAYGDVRSGSKDIDNNGVDLRVGGGLGANNEVGATVYHTEEEAENYSNYSGSKTVPTYRSYDSDTTWDGWQLQDTYTWGDHKFIAGFDYQYIEKLSRSYTTSGSRKAPSSPDEGRTNLAGYLESVWKFNDKRLTLTGGGRYDTFEVETLSTPYMSGFDPTTEDFSTFSPRVGANYLFDSGIRLHSTIGQAFVPPSAFELAGYSETMVGGVTMITQGNSGLDPETSTTWDAGVGYELPAWGVALDVTYFDTTVDDRITTTQSGNVKTYINALGADIQGLESTLSFDLGVPLHWNRSLKFYVNNTTIFSAEEEVTAGTNRDIYNVADYTYNYGVEYDDGTIDSRLHFRTVGPMRDTDWVTAGYPEIEYPSFTVIDFVVGYNFLEHHRVALTIDNLFDEDYYEKKGYPKPGQSFFLSYSYKF from the coding sequence ATGCAACCAAAAGGAGTGAAACGATTTGATCGGCTTGTACTGGCCCTGGTGCTGTGTACGGCACAACCGATCATGGCCCAGGATCAACCCGCCATCGAGGCGGCCAAGAAGAAATCCGTCCAGATTGAGCAGGAGAAGCAAGATGACGTGGCAATCAAGCAAAAAGCCGAAGAAATGGTGGTCACGGCAACCAAAAGTGAGGAGAACATCCTCGAGATTCCCACCAAGATCGAGGTCATCGACAGCCACGACATCGAGATGACCGCAGCCACCATGATCACCGAACAGCTGAAAAAATCGAGTTCGGTCAGTGTGATCGAGTATCCGGGAGCCTTGGCAGGTATCGGCATCCGCGGCTTCCGGCCCGAGTTTTCCGGTATCACCAAACACAGCTTGATTCTTCTCGACGGCCGCCCCATTGGTGCCACCAACCTGGCCACCGTGCTCACCGATAACGTCGAACGCATTGAGGTCCTTAAAGGACCCGCCTCCTCGTTGTACGGTGCCGAGGCTATGGGAGGCGTGGTCAATGTGATCACCAAGAAAAATACTAAGGGCATTGCCGGTGAGGTAGAGGCCGGATTTGGCAGCTTTGATACCAATTTCGAGAAACTGAATACCGGTGGGGCCATTATTGCCGACAAGCTGGATTTTAATGTGGCTGCTGGCCGGTACGAGCAGGCCGATAATCTGAAAACCGGGGACAATGGTGATGAACGCGCCAGCACCGCCTACAGCACCCGCAACGGTTCAGTGCGCATTGGCGGCAATTTTGCCGATGACTGGCGAGCGGATTTTTCCGCCAATATGTACCAGGGCCGTGACATTGAAACCCCCGGTGACGTGGCCTACGGCGATGTGCGCAGCGGCAGCAAGGATATCGACAATAACGGTGTCGATCTGCGGGTCGGTGGCGGACTGGGCGCCAATAATGAGGTCGGGGCCACCGTCTACCATACCGAGGAAGAGGCTGAAAATTACTCGAACTATTCCGGTAGCAAAACCGTTCCCACCTATCGGAGCTATGATTCCGACACCACCTGGGATGGGTGGCAGTTGCAGGATACCTACACCTGGGGCGATCACAAGTTTATTGCTGGATTCGATTACCAGTACATCGAAAAACTCTCGCGCAGTTACACCACCAGCGGCAGCCGCAAGGCGCCCTCTTCCCCCGATGAAGGCCGCACCAACTTGGCCGGTTATCTCGAATCGGTGTGGAAGTTCAATGATAAACGCCTGACCCTCACCGGCGGCGGACGTTATGACACCTTTGAGGTTGAAACCCTGTCCACCCCCTACATGAGCGGCTTTGATCCCACGACCGAGGATTTTTCCACCTTCAGTCCCCGGGTCGGCGCCAACTACCTCTTTGATTCCGGTATTCGACTGCATTCCACCATCGGCCAAGCCTTTGTCCCGCCCAGCGCTTTTGAACTGGCCGGTTATTCCGAAACCATGGTCGGCGGCGTCACCATGATCACCCAAGGCAACAGCGGACTTGATCCCGAAACCTCGACCACCTGGGACGCGGGTGTCGGCTATGAACTCCCTGCCTGGGGTGTGGCATTGGATGTCACCTATTTCGACACCACGGTCGATGATCGCATCACCACCACCCAGAGCGGTAACGTCAAAACCTATATCAACGCACTGGGTGCCGATATTCAGGGGCTGGAATCAACCTTGAGTTTTGATCTCGGCGTACCCCTGCACTGGAACCGCAGCCTCAAGTTCTACGTCAACAATACCACCATCTTTTCGGCGGAAGAGGAGGTCACTGCCGGCACCAATCGCGATATCTACAATGTCGCCGACTACACCTATAACTATGGGGTGGAATACGATGATGGCACCATCGACAGCCGTCTCCATTTTCGTACCGTTGGACCGATGCGTGACACCGACTGGGTTACCGCCGGTTACCCGGAGATCGAATACCCTTCCTTTACCGTGATCGATTTTGTGGTGGGCTACAATTTTCTGGAGCACCACCGGGTGGCGCTGACCATCGATAACCTCTTTGACGAGGACTACTACGAGAAAAAGGGTTACCCCAAACCTGGTCAGTCCTTTTTTCTCAGTTATTCCTATAAGTTTTGA
- a CDS encoding TonB-dependent receptor plug domain-containing protein yields MQSRIRLQPSQLLFALALMPWMAVPALANDQETVTSEEQQTIQKAEDIVVTASRTETLLKETTKSINIIDSEDREEQQQYFLPELLDNEPGVYLRRLGGMGQWSNISIRGTGSQYTQYQYNGMPLRDAADTQSTLQYFIEDMYSGSNLDRVEVLKGTNSTLYGSQAMGGVVNIIPKRWQSGPSAEWRNEFGPNGTYVTNARAAYGKDNYYVDFNPMYITTDGANNGGPNGYWYDNTGATFGAGVKPTERTTVEFSGIFSDTDLAMGSSPSLGADGGLIKNQAYADQHREGQLYQVGLNWNQTISPLWDFSLKGSQGATERHYFWSTTPGDQSNYDGETSYVEMQHNLHLNQWLTLNLGADYEKSVYDGQEPKNKYAGDYTPVSFDESWGNKDVFSQAQFALLDRSLFINLGGRYNDHDEFDGEAVWETSAAYLFKNTGTKLHAHVGTGYRTPGLYEIYGGYLYNGNLITIGNPDLQPEESTSYEIGVNQELAGGKVNVGVTYFQTQFDDMIIFDNTAMRYDNAKEGESSGIETSIRVQPWKMVRFDLAYTYIDSRSKADENADWTRNTYLPRNKIDFIVTLYSMDKLTMALDINWRDAQIVPLNDPSWNSIRWEEDGVTTVNLSGTYKALENMDLFARIDNLLDKEYTESGYCMEGFSVYGGVKFHF; encoded by the coding sequence ATGCAATCAAGAATAAGACTGCAACCGAGCCAGTTACTCTTTGCCCTGGCTCTGATGCCGTGGATGGCCGTTCCGGCGCTGGCCAATGACCAGGAAACCGTAACCTCCGAAGAACAGCAAACCATCCAGAAGGCCGAGGATATCGTGGTAACCGCCTCGCGGACGGAAACCCTGCTCAAAGAAACCACCAAAAGCATCAATATTATCGACAGCGAGGATCGGGAGGAGCAACAACAGTATTTCCTCCCCGAATTGCTCGACAACGAGCCCGGCGTTTATCTTCGCAGGCTCGGGGGTATGGGGCAGTGGTCCAATATCAGCATCCGTGGCACGGGCTCGCAGTACACTCAATATCAGTACAACGGCATGCCGTTGCGCGATGCCGCCGACACCCAGAGCACCCTGCAATACTTCATCGAAGATATGTACAGCGGTTCCAATCTCGATCGGGTGGAGGTGCTGAAGGGGACCAACAGTACCCTCTACGGTTCCCAGGCCATGGGCGGGGTGGTCAACATCATTCCCAAAAGATGGCAATCCGGGCCTTCGGCGGAATGGCGCAACGAGTTCGGCCCCAACGGCACCTATGTTACCAACGCCCGCGCCGCCTACGGCAAGGACAACTATTACGTCGATTTCAACCCCATGTACATCACCACCGATGGCGCCAACAACGGTGGCCCCAACGGCTACTGGTACGATAACACCGGCGCGACCTTTGGGGCAGGCGTAAAACCCACAGAGAGGACTACCGTCGAGTTCAGCGGCATTTTTTCGGATACCGATCTGGCCATGGGCAGTTCTCCGAGTCTGGGCGCCGATGGCGGTCTGATCAAGAACCAGGCCTATGCGGACCAGCATCGCGAAGGGCAACTCTATCAGGTGGGACTCAACTGGAACCAGACGATCTCGCCGCTGTGGGATTTCTCGCTCAAGGGCTCGCAAGGCGCCACCGAACGCCACTATTTTTGGTCCACCACTCCGGGAGACCAATCCAACTACGATGGCGAAACCAGTTATGTGGAAATGCAGCACAACCTGCATCTCAACCAGTGGCTGACACTCAATCTCGGGGCTGATTACGAGAAATCCGTCTACGACGGTCAGGAACCCAAGAACAAATATGCCGGCGATTATACCCCGGTCAGTTTTGATGAGTCGTGGGGGAATAAAGACGTCTTTAGCCAGGCCCAGTTTGCCCTGCTTGATCGCAGCCTGTTTATCAACCTGGGAGGCCGATACAACGACCACGATGAATTTGATGGTGAGGCTGTCTGGGAAACCTCGGCGGCGTATCTGTTTAAAAACACCGGAACCAAACTCCATGCCCACGTGGGCACCGGCTATCGCACTCCGGGATTGTACGAGATTTATGGTGGCTACCTCTATAACGGCAACCTGATCACCATCGGTAACCCGGACCTGCAACCGGAAGAAAGCACCAGTTACGAGATCGGTGTCAACCAGGAGCTGGCAGGGGGCAAGGTCAATGTAGGGGTTACCTATTTTCAAACCCAGTTCGACGACATGATCATTTTCGATAATACGGCCATGCGTTACGACAACGCCAAGGAGGGTGAAAGCTCAGGTATTGAGACCTCGATTCGCGTGCAGCCCTGGAAGATGGTTCGATTTGATCTGGCCTACACCTACATCGACTCCCGTTCCAAGGCTGATGAGAATGCCGATTGGACCCGCAATACCTACCTGCCGAGAAACAAGATTGACTTCATCGTCACCCTCTATTCCATGGACAAGCTGACCATGGCCTTGGATATCAATTGGCGGGATGCGCAGATTGTCCCGCTCAATGATCCGAGCTGGAACAGTATCCGCTGGGAGGAAGACGGGGTCACCACTGTGAATCTGTCCGGTACGTATAAGGCCTTGGAGAATATGGATCTCTTTGCCCGCATTGATAACCTGTTGGATAAGGAATACACGGAATCCGGCTACTGCATGGAGGGATTCTCCGTGTACGGCGGTGTGAAATTCCATTTTTGA
- the cobO gene encoding cob(I)yrinic acid a,c-diamide adenosyltransferase, with protein sequence MTKGLLIIHTGDGKGKTTAALGMALRTAGHGLRVCFIQFIKGSWRYGELEAVKRFDDCIDLHVMGRGFTWKSESLEEDIRLAREGWALACQAIDSGQYHLVVLDEFTYLLHYRMLEIAPCLEFLASRRAEQHVLITGRYAPQALIEAADLVTEMRVVKHPLKSGIKAQKGIEF encoded by the coding sequence ATGACCAAAGGCTTACTGATCATCCACACCGGCGACGGCAAAGGCAAAACCACCGCTGCGCTAGGCATGGCCCTGCGGACAGCGGGCCATGGGCTGCGGGTCTGTTTCATCCAGTTCATCAAGGGCAGTTGGCGCTACGGCGAGTTGGAGGCGGTCAAACGCTTTGATGATTGCATCGATTTGCACGTCATGGGACGTGGGTTTACCTGGAAATCGGAGAGCCTGGAGGAGGACATCCGCCTAGCCCGTGAGGGCTGGGCCCTGGCCTGCCAGGCCATCGACAGCGGCCAGTATCATCTGGTGGTGCTTGATGAGTTCACCTACCTGCTCCATTACCGTATGTTGGAGATTGCACCCTGCCTGGAGTTTCTTGCATCGCGCCGTGCCGAGCAGCATGTGTTGATCACCGGTCGTTACGCCCCGCAAGCCCTCATTGAGGCGGCTGATCTCGTCACCGAGATGCGGGTGGTCAAGCATCCCCTGAAGAGCGGCATCAAGGCCCAGAAGGGGATCGAGTTTTGA
- a CDS encoding radical SAM protein, producing MKPPPLPHSAVPQSINYLILALTTRCNLRCRYCYHGDTPGRQDMGSATLERAFARAASGSGPLHIQLTGGEPCLVPDLIEEACERARSLSRPYTMGLQSNGTCLTPEVIELCRTFGLQVGISLDGSPKTQQSLRGQAAETLRGLMLLESEQIPFRVTAVVSGENVGQLDRLAWLLSAFRQARGIGLDLLVKKGSAENVEYKPIPATAEALKGGVCSLTKALAAINTQRKIPLRLREWDLVRRMLHRDRRMAPRNFCQAAQGGSLAVHPDGRWFPCNQTLGDERFVIDPEANYSSVILSAELSTFGQDCGECPLSGCCPNDCPSRLLYNPPVVRTLACTLYQTLASASMADQ from the coding sequence TTGAAGCCCCCTCCCTTGCCGCACTCGGCTGTCCCCCAATCAATCAACTATCTGATTCTTGCCCTGACCACCCGCTGTAACCTGCGTTGCCGCTACTGCTATCATGGTGATACTCCGGGACGGCAGGATATGGGCAGTGCCACTCTTGAGCGTGCCTTTGCCCGTGCGGCTTCCGGCTCCGGGCCGTTGCACATTCAGCTGACCGGGGGCGAACCCTGCCTGGTGCCGGATCTGATCGAAGAGGCCTGTGAACGGGCAAGGAGCCTGTCGCGACCGTACACCATGGGACTGCAAAGTAATGGTACCTGTTTGACGCCCGAGGTGATCGAACTGTGTCGCACCTTTGGTCTCCAGGTGGGCATCAGCCTTGATGGTTCACCCAAGACACAACAATCCTTGCGCGGCCAAGCTGCCGAGACCCTCCGCGGGCTGATGCTGCTAGAGTCGGAGCAAATCCCCTTCCGAGTCACTGCCGTGGTCTCAGGTGAGAACGTGGGGCAGTTGGACCGCCTGGCCTGGTTACTCTCTGCCTTCCGTCAAGCCAGGGGGATCGGCCTTGACCTCTTGGTGAAGAAGGGCTCGGCCGAGAATGTGGAATATAAACCTATTCCTGCGACAGCGGAAGCACTGAAAGGTGGCGTTTGTTCCCTGACCAAGGCATTGGCAGCCATCAATACGCAGCGGAAGATACCACTACGGCTGCGCGAATGGGATCTGGTACGGCGGATGCTTCACCGTGATCGGCGAATGGCTCCCCGCAATTTCTGTCAAGCAGCGCAAGGGGGTAGCTTGGCGGTTCATCCTGATGGCCGCTGGTTCCCTTGCAACCAGACCCTGGGCGACGAACGCTTTGTGATCGATCCGGAAGCGAACTATTCCTCAGTTATCCTTTCCGCGGAGCTATCAACCTTCGGCCAGGACTGTGGTGAGTGCCCATTGTCGGGCTGTTGCCCCAATGATTGCCCCAGCCGTCTGTTGTACAATCCCCCAGTCGTTCGCACGCTGGCCTGCACCTTGTATCAAACGTTGGCTTCTGCCAGCATGGCGGATCAATAG